TTACACAAGTGAGGGAAGTGAGGTCCAGAGACCTAAACTGACTTGCCCACCCACAAATGCCACAATCAGGCAGGATAAACAGGCCTGTGGAAGATGTAGCTGTGTGGGGAGGTTGGATAGAAATTGGTTTCAAGTATGTAGAATCAATATGTCTACCCCTCACAGCTCTCGGGAATCACATATTATCCGATCCGGAAAGGCCCTTGGAGCTAtctggtccagcttcattttatagatgcagaagagaggaagaaggatgtGTCTAAAGTTGTGTCGCCGACTGATGCCTCTTCACCACAGTTCAGTCTTCCTGCCTGATAGCATTTACCGGACATTTATTGTTCACTTGCTATGTGCTCTGTGGTGTGCTGGGAGCAGTGGTGTCGTTTGCCACCGTATTTGCACCTACGTGTGGACCTGTCTGAAAGGAATGATGTCTAGAAGTGTGTACTGTGTGCCAGAGCCAAAGTGCAAAATGCTTTCCTctcatcatctcatttaactctcaccAGGGTGTGGAAGTAGCtgttattttctcacatttgctGACggggaaactaaggttcagataagttaagtcatttgcccaaagaCTTGCGCTGGCAGGCGGCAAAGCCAGGAAATCAGACCAAGTGTTTTGAAATCGGGCTACTAAAAGCTGAATAAAGAGGCAACTTCACCAGAGGTGGCACATAAAAAATGCCAAGTGAGGAATTGGAGTGGGAAGCGTAGAGATGACCGAAGACATGGTGCAGCTGTTGGACTTGGAAGGCAATGGTAATAGCTGTCACTGTTTGAGCACTGACTGTATGCTAAGTACAGCCCGAGAGGCTGTACGAGGATTGTTTCATATAATCCTACAGCATTCCTCGGAGGTGGGTGTTATCCTAATTTTATAAAGGAGCAGTCTGATGCTTAAAGACAGTGAGTAGTGTATCCAAAGTCACAGTTGTAAGTGGTTGGATTAGCACAGAAGACAGAGGGCTTTCGAGGCTGGCTGTGAGCATGACATAGCGATGTCTGAAAAGGAATAGAGGATCTTTTGGGAGAGGTGAGGAGAAGGCCGTACTGGAAAGGTGGATAAACACATTGACAAAGCACTCCCAATTTGGGTCAAGTTTGGACTTGGATCCTATAGGTCCTTCACTGGGACAATGGGGAACTAGCGAAGATATTTGGTATGGAAGGGGGATGTGTAATGATGTGTGAACTATTTCAGATGCCACGCCACGTTTATTGCTATAAAGCCAGTGAACATTCAAGTGGTCATGATCGCTTTCAGGATTTCTGCCTCCTGGTGTTGCTTTTTTGACCCTTGAGTTTTCTTTCTCCACTCTCTGTCAACCTCCCTTTGTGtgctgtaattaaaaattaccaGGAGAGATTTTTgggtgttattttaaatattgacttaCTTATTGTGTCACTGCAAGGATAAAAGATGAGAAAGGTGACTGTTAAATTAAAAATCCCACCCAAATTATCCAAATTCTTTTACAAGTCTAAACAGTAGAGAAGTGTATGTACTTCCTCAAAAGTCGAGATTATTCAGAGCAAAAAAGGATGCAGTCTAGTGGAGTGGGGAAGAGCACAGACTGTGGTCCCAGATAGAATAGGTTCTAGTTCtagctttgccatttactagTTCTGTGTTCTTGGGCAGGTTATTCTCTAAACCATGTTCCCCTTTGGAAGATGGTGATAACCATTTCTTTGTCCGCTTTAACCTACTTTCCATGATTGTTGtggggaattaaatgagattgtaTGTAATGAATTTATCAGATTGCTTTGTAATAGAGTAAGAGCTTAATAAATGTGACCTGTTATGATGATGTAGGCAAAATCATTTAGCACAGACCCTGACATATattaagtgctcaacaaatggtagCTTGTGGAAAGATAATACCAAACCGTAATCCTTGCACCTTCCGTGCTGTCCAAGTTGTTTCAGAGAAAGTATTTTCTGTCATACTTGGTGTTCTCCATACTTTTGTACCAAAGGTACAATAATAACAGTAAACATGTGCTgggcacctgctatgtgccaggccatGTGCAGGCACTACCACTTACAGaggctcatttaatcctcacaatagccaCGAGAAGTAGGtactgttattctcattttatagttagGAAACagcagctcagagaagttaagtgacttgcccaaggtcacacattgtTAAGAGGTAAAGCTTGGATTTGAATCCAATTCTCCAGACTCTAAATTTAGCTCCTTTACCGCAGTTGCCTCCCTGTTACTATGTTTTCCCTTCATAGTATTTTATAAAACCTTGGATTAAGTTGGTAGTAATTTTAGTACAACTGGCAACTGCTTGCTTAGTGCCGAGTCATTGTTGCCTCTCTCTGTCCTTAATAGGCCACGCAACCTACTATGGCAGTGCTTGTGACCTCTCTGGCACCATCCCTCTCATCCTTGGGCAGAGCCCAGTCAGGGGACGGGAGGGAACAGGGTAGTGAGTTGGCTCCAAGGACATGGATTTACCGAGCACTCCAGAGACTTGCTTGTTGCCATCAGGTGTCATGTTGATTTGGGTATGTGTTTGCTGAAGAaacttaatactttttttttcttttgtcttctagcCCAGCTTTCGAAAACATCTGGGTCtgctggagaaaaagaaagattacaAACTTCGTGCAAAGTGAGTTCAGTCTTTCTTGTAGACGTGCTGCCAAGAAAGCTTATAACCTCCCCACACTGCAGTTGAATTGCTTGAGTGTCCAACAGGGGATAATTTCCTGCCATTGATAAAATGACCAAAGCTCTGGCAGCCTGTCAGATGCTTGTCTGTGACCCTAACCTTGTCTCTTTGTTTAGGCAGAGCATTATTTATGTAACTGTAGttgcattgtgattttttttttgttgtgttgcTCCAGATCATTTTCTCATAGTGGCTTTGATTTGCCCCTGCCTTGGTGTTTGAGCCAAAAGCTGagtcctttttctctcccctttcttgaAGTGCAAGATATGATCTAAAATTCTAGTTGTTGAGTCTCTTACATCACCATGTGTGTGGTGTGGAATGAAGAGATGTGAAGGATGGATTCATGAGACTGAGCGTGGGTGATAatgaactctgaaaacattttataaaacaattatgCCCATTCTTCTCCTTTAGCACTTTATTGcaaaatactttataattatttgttagcCATGCATGTCAGCTGAGGTCGTTTTTATGCTCTTGGTACAGATGGTGGGCGAGGTGTTTGGTTGCTCTGGGTCCCAGAGTTTTTAAGGCTAATAGTAATAACTGAGTGCTACTGTTGGGCCAAGCAGTGTTCTAGGACAGTTACAATTTTTACACTCATTTATTCCTCCCAACAGCCTTCTaggatactattattatcatacccattttacaggttaaATTGGGATATATATAGAATGGTTAACTGACTTATCCAGGATTACTCTACCAAGAAGTGGTGGAGACAAAGTTGAATCCAgacagtctggcttcagagtcccCGATTCTAGTCACTGTGCTGTACTGCACTGTGTAGTTTCTTAATATTATTTGGTCACTTGGTGCCCAGGCTTGCATCAGAATCCTGTCTAAGGAGTTTTAATTTGTGCTTTGGTCCCtccctgtaatgatataaatgataCTAAAAATGTATGTGAGATGGGGACAGTTAATTTCAGGTAGGATTGGGACAGGAGAGGACCTACAGAGATAGGAGCTCAGTATCAGTGACAGTGGAGTGTGGATCAAATGTAGTTATTGCTTTGGcttttttgagtttcattttctgtgaACGTTAGATGCTAGAAAAGTTTGCTCATTGTGGGATTGTTTAACCTACTTTTAGTGACTACCGGAAAAAGCAAGAATACCTCAGAGCTCTCCGGAAGAAGGCTCTTGAAAAAAATCCAGATGAATTCTATTATAAAATGACTCGGGTTAAACTCCAGGTGGGTGCCTAATGGATCATTTGGTGTTTTGAGCTCCaactcaataaagaaaataaggatgGGGgcggagatggagagaaagaatcTTGGCCTTTACTTAGCCCTTTTCCAGTTGGTCCAGGTGCTCTTGGTCAGTATCCAAGGCAAAACTGTCCCATCAGGAGCAGCACATGTTTTTGCCCCTGACTCTGAATTGTCTTATGCCTAAAGCTGTTCTCAGAGTGGATGACTGGAGGCCATCTAAATTGACCATACACCTTGGGGCGTAGTGCATTGAATTGCAGATGGCTTTTGGTTATCTTTGTTCCAACGATGAATTATGCCAACACTTAGTAATGGttttaatttaataagaaatgtgtcttttaaatttggattttagGATGGAGTTCATGTTATTAAGGAGACGAAGGAAGAAGTAACTCCAGAACAGCTGAAACTGATGAGAACTCAGGATGtcaaatatatagaaatgaaaagggTTGCAGAAGCTAAGGTAACAACTGAAActgttctgaatatttttatggcTTAAGAAGATACATATAAATCCATCAATCTAAATTTAAAAGTTGATTTCTTCTGgtgtttgcaatttttctttttaaactttttattggggaatattggggaacagtgtgttgctccagggtccatcagctccaagtcattgtccttcaatctagttgtggagggcacagctcagctccaagtccagttgccattgcgggaactgaactggcaaccttgttgttgagaactcgcgctctaaccaactgagccatcctggctgcccttctggaagctcagcggcagctcgttgtcttcagtctaggtgtggagggcgcagctcactggcccatgtggggatcaaactggcaaccctgctgttcagagctcacgctctaaccaactgaaccttCTGGCTGCCCCTAGGGTTTGCGATCTTGAAATGTACTTAATTGTGAAAAATGACTGAGAAGCACAGTGGAGTGGAAAGAGTTCCGTTTTTAAAATGAGACAGACTTAAGTTTGAATTcttgctctgccatttattagcccCAAGATTATGGACAAATTAACCTCTCTGAAgctcttttcctcatttctatcTTACAAGAcagttgtaaggattaaatgagttttgGGGAATGCCAGGCCAGTCCCTGTCATGTGGTTGGTGCTTGATAAATTTTAGTGGtcctttcctttaaaagaatGAACCAAATTCTTTGCTCGCTGGTGATAATGATGTGAAATGGTTTAAACTTTTGCAAATTCATTTCTGATACCCTAGAAGAACCCAATATAAAATGAGACCATATTTTGTGTTCTAGAAAATTGAAAGACTAAAATCAGAGCTCCATCTGCTGGATTTCCAGGGGAAGCAACAGAATAAGCATGTGTTCTTTTTCGACACTAAAAAGGAAGGTATGAAATGTTTGAAGGTTCCTGGGACAGTCTAGCATATTCGTCTGTGTTGTTGGGTGTTAAGAGACAGTGCCTAAAGGATTGTCTTGACTTTTAGTTGAACAGTTTGATATTGCAACTCACCTGCGAACAGCCCCAGAACTAGTGGACAGAGTCTTTAATAGACCCACGCTAGAGACCTTGCAgaaggagaaggtgaaaggaGTTACCCATCAGACTCGACTTAAGGTAATTTTCTCCGTTTTTCTTTAGGTCTGAGTTTAGGAGAATCTAGAttccgtgtttttttttttttttttttgccactgcATTTAGTATAATAATTTGTGGAAAACTCATCAAGTTCCCTTAGAAAAGTAGGAGGGTTTGATGATAGGGGTGGGAGTGAAGGAGCAGTCCTTGGTTTCTAAGATTCGTGGATGGGTCGCATAGTGGTCAGCAGCTTGGGTTTTGGCCTTTTGATCTGCATTTGACCCTGGGCTTTGTGCTTTTAATGCTTGTAACTGATGCCAGCAATTTTACAGTGCAGAAAAAGGAGGGCACTGAAGATAAAGGATTTGGTATACTTTGATATTGAAACTTTAGCAGCAAATACACATCAAAAATTCTTTTGCATTATGCATTTGTAACCAAAATTTTGTATTGACTTCCTGTGTTTTCCATCACTGTAACTGGATTTGTGTAGAAGACATGCTTTTTCTCAAAGCCTTCTGGAGTTGAACTCTCACTTCTGactgattcattttaaaaaatgctgtcaATGTGTTTCAGTCAGACAGCTGTTCTGTTTTGATTTGAATCATTTACACTACATCAGCTTTGCTTCCAATGTTTAATTTCACAGCAGTTTCTCTCACTCAGAGGCAGCTAAACTTGCTTTAGTTATATAAATACCCCTAATTAGTTTGACTATATTGGGTAATCCCATAAATTTGACAGTCTGTGcaataaagtgaaaacaaaagctgTCTGAAACCACTGCTGTGAGACTATGCTAGAATCAGGGAATTGTTTAAGTCTGAGGCCCAGTAATATTCCGCTGTATGTAGATAACACTTCTATTTGAGGAGCCGGCTGACTAGTGTTCACGTGATAACCCTGTTTGTCAATTACTTGCTTTTTTCAGTTTGCTGTGTCACTGACACTTTTCAAGTATTGTGGTAGTCCCTAAAGAGATGAGTGTTCTGAATGCCTGTGTAGAATAATTCACCAACATACCTTTTGAGAAGTTGGGAAGGTTTGgcttttgtcatttttgtctaGCAGTGTTACTTTTTTCGATTGTTTTGTTTAGcgcaaaatcatttttattaagtgACCACTGGTGGGTGGATCGCAAAGGAATTTTCAGTCTAACCTGGAGGGAGTGGGCAATCCACAAATGGGCTTTAGGAAGTCTATGCATGCTTTCTTCCCCCACTGAAATTGTGAGTAaataggtatatatatgtgtacaaatTTAGATCATTTAGTTCTGCCTATCTCAACTGGGGTTCCATGAGAGAATAAGCCCTATAAATTTGTACAGAcacatgtacatttattttaagaaagaatccAGAGCTTTTGTCAGTTTCTCAGAGGTTTACAATTCGCCCAAATTTAAGGGCCACTGGTCTTATTTGAGGAGTCATCAGCAGTGAGAGTTCTCAGGTCAGCCTCTGCTGAAAAAGTCCTGCTCTCTGAGATCTGCGGTCCTCAGACACTGCATACTGCCTGGCGCCCTTTTGTGCAGGGTTTCCAGTACTAGTCCATTTCGGCATCACCTTAGGTAACCGGACGCTCACGCGGGGTTGGAGCAGCTTAGTGTAGTAGTGGAAAGATTCCTGAGACCCACGTGACTCAGGACAGTCCTGACTCTGCTCCCGGTGCACCGTGTGTCCCTGGGCAAGTCTCCAGGCTTCCGTTCAGCTCCAGATTGTGGTGTTCCCAAAATGGACAGCTGTATAGTATCTCGTTATGTCAATTCTGGAGTAAGGAAGGAGTTGATAAACTGGGTTTAAGAAAcagtttcttattcattttttatcctaagtgttttattgaaaatgtgtttcttctgCAGCGGATAGCTAAAGAAAGGCAAAAGCAGTATAACGTCCTGATACAGCGGATTGAACGTGAGAAGAAATTGTTCGTTATTGCACAGAAAATTCAAACACGCAAAGATCTTCTGGTGAGGAGAGAGAGCCTtaggctttcatttctttcccccCTTGTAAAGGTCTTAACCGAGACTGGATTTCAGCTGTGTGTAAATCTACCCCAGTGAAAATGTCTGCTCCTCAGGGGCAGTGGTTTGAGCCAGTGTCTGTTATTCTGACAGTGTTGAAATGTGCCTTGATTAAGAAGGTAATAAGAGCCTTATTAGTCCGTGCTTTGGAACAGCAAAGGGTGGGATCAGGTAGCATGTGAACTTTATAGCTTATGAGTAGCTATCTTTAACATTTAAACAGTTTAACAAAACAGTGCATGTCACTCATCGGTGTTTAAAAATAGGCAACATTGTGTAGTTAAATAACAGAGCTAAAGGATGTAAGATGCCCCTTTCATATTATGATTCCTCTAAATGTCAAATCTTCAGCTTTGCAGATCATTCAGTTCTGCTTTCTCAACTAGGGTTCTGGGAGAGAATAAGCCCTACCAAAGAAAATGATTCGAGTACCTTTCTTCTCAGTTTTTCCAAGAACCTCTTCTCACTAGTATCATTGTAGATGCGCAGGGGAGAAGTTGGTTTGTTGCATCTGGAAATTCCTCAGGGCTGTAGGGCTTTGTCTCTCCTGCACTTTGAGAAGGACTGAATTGGGGCTTTCTATAGGTAGTTTATGAactttcctattttataaaaCCCTCTCCTACTATTTACTGGTAATCTTTTTACTCTTATAGGATAAAACTCGGAAGGTGAAGGTGAAGAAAGAAACAGTGAACTCCCCAGCTATTTATAGATTTCAGAGTCGTCGAAAACGTTGAAGTGTTATAGATAAGCTTTGTCattccacatggaaaagaattattttttccccccagtaatttcaaattccattggTCTAAACGACATGGTTCTCTTGTTTGTAACCATAGTTTATTGTAGATCTGACGTTTGATATGAACAACATTAAAGCCCCTTCCCCCATCTTACTGTTTTGGGTTGTGAAGTcagtcttatttttatatacttacatttttttcattatgaaagttACATAGTCtcattacagaaaatttggaaaataaataaattcatccCTGATCCCAATGCTTGTTTAAGaacaataaatagttattgcTGGGAGCTGGGACAGTGTTGGTGAAGAGTACTGTGAGCATTCTGGTTTATTTCCTCCATTCTGTAAAGGTATGCATCGGATTTTGTGTATGTTTTCGTGTTTTGTAATTGTATTTATAGTAAACAATTTTATGTCTTAGTTTTTTCACTTAAATCATTagctcttttccattttgttacatcactacatttttaaaaagccatgtataaattaaaagaaatattattttaatgttagcATAACGTTTTATCCAGTGGATAGGCTGATTTTACCCTCATTCATTCTATATTCACTGGATATTCAGGTGGCTTCATAAGTTAGCCAAGGAGGATTTTTTCCTCTTAACCTTGTAAAGCTGTAGATAGAAACCCTTGGAATTAGGGACTCACAGGGGCACCTCTTTATTGATATCAGAAGCTCAAATCAGAACAGACCTGGCTGTGTTTTTGCCCTTTGCGTTCCTGGCCAACTCATGAATCCAAAGCTATAAATGGCTTGGGACAGACCTTCTTCACCCTGGAGCTATGGACCCCAGGGTGTGTGCAGCAGCTTGCTTCTCTTCCCAGAGTCTCacccttcctttccctgcccGTACAGGGATGATAGTTCACAGCCGTTAGGACAGGACTGAGCATGCTCAGATCAAATGTGGGAGGAGCAGGGTTCTGGGAGGCTTGCTTCCACCTTGTCCCCTGGAGGGGAAACAGCTGTGCGTggatttaaagataaaaaaaatgttaaaacttaaGTTCCC
The Rhinolophus ferrumequinum isolate MPI-CBG mRhiFer1 chromosome 9, mRhiFer1_v1.p, whole genome shotgun sequence genome window above contains:
- the UTP11 gene encoding probable U3 small nucleolar RNA-associated protein 11; the encoded protein is MAAAFRKAAKSRQREHRERSQPSFRKHLGLLEKKKDYKLRANDYRKKQEYLRALRKKALEKNPDEFYYKMTRVKLQDGVHVIKETKEEVTPEQLKLMRTQDVKYIEMKRVAEAKKIERLKSELHLLDFQGKQQNKHVFFFDTKKEVEQFDIATHLRTAPELVDRVFNRPTLETLQKEKVKGVTHQTRLKRIAKERQKQYNVLIQRIEREKKLFVIAQKIQTRKDLLDKTRKVKVKKETVNSPAIYRFQSRRKR